Proteins from a single region of Primulina tabacum isolate GXHZ01 chromosome 5, ASM2559414v2, whole genome shotgun sequence:
- the LOC142546847 gene encoding serine/threonine-protein kinase D6PKL1-like, with amino-acid sequence MERIPESLQLPRQLPFAAKVKSHPNLSGRDEVQKPSLMVEFSELDSPTPAKAMKGKIYLQEDQEHIPGILSFNISGDAFEDIGSTSFHGVSHPPEPVDTDLMRPVYLPIGQNNGDGKYVVESMSVKGPSMEDFSIKVSGTKPIPPSPTEVVSKEAIYLAAVSYPFSVQRLSRNTEANPLRCSEDKECVWDTSLPPSGNVSPHSSVDSFGVATAMSMGNSCTRTCQSDGIMSDGMLSVDRNYESTKESILGDSLESTKSSLSRASDSSGLSDDSNWSNITGSANKPHKGNDPRWKAILAIRSRDGILGMSHFRLMKRLGCGDIGSVYLSELSTTQCFFAMKVMDKASLASRKKLTRGQTEREILQLLDHPFLPTLYTHFETDRFSCLVMEYCPGGDLHTLRQKQPGKHFSEYAARFYAAEVLLALEYLHMLGVVYRDLKPENVLVREDGHIMLSDFDLSLRCAVSPTLIRASAFDSDPSKRGVAFCVQPACIEPTSACIQPSCFLPRIFPSKNKKRFGRPPAEPGKTSGTLPELVAEPTAARSMSFVGTHEYLAPEIIKGEGHGSAVDWWTFGVFLHELLYGKTPFKGSGNRATLFNVVGQQLKFTDSPATSYASRDLIRGLLVKEPQHRLGVKRGATEIKQHPFFEGINWALIRCSTPPEVPRPVEPEHPVMSGQFQPVDVGTGSKTIVGATEMKSGGKFLDFEFF; translated from the exons ATGGAAAGGATACCCGAATCCCTACAACTTCCCAGGCAGCTGCCTTTTGCGGCGAAGGTGAAGAGTCACCCCAATTTGTCCGGAAGAGACGAGGTTCAAAAACCTTCCCTGATGGTGGAATTTTCTGAGTTGGATTCACCTACTCCTGCCAAAGCAATGAAAGGGAAAATCTATTTGCAAGAGGATCAAGAACACATTCCAGGCATTCTTTCGTTTAACATCAGCGGCGATGCATTTGAAGATATCGGCTCTACTTCATTTCATGGTGTAAGTCATCCTCCTGAACCAGTCGACACTGATTTGATGAGACCTGTCTATTTACCAATTGGTCAGAACAATGGGGATGGAAAATATGTAGTTGAAAGTATGTCTGTAAAGGGCCCTTCTATGGAAGATTTTTCAATCAAGGTGTCGGGTACTAAACCGATCCCGCCTTCACCCACGGAGGTTGTAAGCAAAGAAGCTATCTATTTAGCTGCTGTATCGTACCCATTTTCAGTTCAACGTCTATCCCGAAATACCGAAGCAAACCCCCTCAGGTGTTCAGAGGATAAGGAATGTGTATGGGACACGTCATTACCTCCAAGTGGGAATGTTAGTCCACATAGTAGCGTTGATAGTTTCGGTGTTGCTACGGCTATGAGTATGGGAAATAGCTGCACTAGAACGTGTCAGAGCGATGGGATAATGAGTGATGGTATGCTTAGTGTGGACAGGAACTATGAGAGTACGAAAGAGAGCATTCTTGGGGATTCGCTCGAGAGTACTAAATCTAGCCTTAGTCGAGCAAGTGATAGCAGCGGACTAAGCGATGATAGTAACTGGAGTAACATTACGGGCAGCGCAAATAAGCCTCACAAGGGAAATGATCCTAGGTGGAAGGCTATCCTTGCTATTCGATCACGTGATGGTATTTTAGGCATGAGCCATTTCAGGTTAATGAAAAGACTCGGATGCGGGGATATTGGAAGTGTGTATCTTTCCGAGTTGAGTACAACTCAGTGTTTCTTTGCAATGAAGGTAATGGATAAGGCATCCCTTGCTAGCAGGAAGAAGTTGACAAGAGGCCAGACGGAACGAGAAATCTTGCAGTTACTTGATCATCCGTTCTTGCCAACATTGTACACACATTTTGAAACAGATAGATTTTCATGTTTGGTCATGGAATATTGTCCTGGAGGAGATCTTCATACCCTGAGGCAGAAACAACCTGGGAAACATTTTTCAGAATATGCTGCAAG GTTTTATGCTGCAGAAGTTCTATTGGCACTCGAGTATCTTCACATGCTTGGAGTTGTCTATAGGGATCTGAAACCAGAAAATGTTCTAGTCCGTGAAGATGGCCACATTATGCTTTCAGATTTTGACCTTTCCCTGCGATGTGCTGTTTCACCAACCCTGATAAGAGCTTCTGCATTTGATTCCGACCCCTCCAAACGAGGGGTTGCGTTCTGTGTACAGCCAGCATGTATTGAGCCCACCTCAGCATGCATTCAGCCTTCATGTTTCCTTCCTCGGATCTTTCCctcaaaaaataagaaaaggttTGGAAGGCCCCCAGCCGAGCCTGGGAAGACTTCTGGTACACTCCCCGAGCTAGTTGCAGAACCTACTGCTGCACGTTCCATGTCATTTGTTGGGACTCATGAGTACTTAGCACCCGAAATCATCAAGGGCGAGGGCCATGGCAGTGCAGTAGACTGGTGGACTTTCGGTGTGTTCTTACATGAACTACTCTATGGTAAAACACCATTCAAGGGTTCCGGAAATCGAGCCACTCTTTTCAATGTTGTAGGGCAGCAGCTCAAATTCACTGATTCGCCAGCTACCAGTTATGCAAGCCGGGATCTTATAAGAGGATTACTAGTTAAAGAACCGCAGCATAGGCTCGGTGTGAAAAGAGGAGCAACAGAAATAAAGCAGCACCCTTTCTTTGAAGGCATAAATTGGGCTCTGATACGTTGCAGCACGCCGCCAGAGGTGCCAAGACCAGTCGAGCCGGAGCATCCGGTGATGTCTGGGCAATTCCAGCCTGTCGATGTGGGCACTGGCAGCAAAACGATTGTAGGTGCAACAGAGATGAAATCTGGGGGTAAATTTCTGGATTTTGAGTTCTTTTAA
- the LOC142546845 gene encoding RGG repeats nuclear RNA binding protein A-like isoform X2 codes for MATLNPFDLLEDDDTEDPSLLIAAHQKKIEPKKPSVPPEKPVPPPAKLPSKPLPPSEAVREAKSESGRGGGSSGRGRGYGRGRGAVSGFNGDATNTSNSPGNKAISGAQGATDEADSRASSGRRGGYGGPRGPFRGGRRGGFSNGGEDEGERDHPRRAFDRHSGTGRGGELKREGSGRGNWGTQIDEPVSVVEEAPNEGEKILDAEKPPGEVNAATDGNKEAASNEVEEKEPEDKEMTLEEYEKVREEKRKGLQALKSEERKVDAKEFQAMKQLANKKTSDDIFVKLGSEKDKRKESAEKEEKAKKLDFR; via the exons ATGGCGACTCTGAACCCATTTGATTTACTGGAAGACGATGACACGGAGGACCCATCTTTGTTGATTGCTGCCCACCAGAAGAAGATCGAGCCGAAGAAACCCTCTGTGCCGCCTGAAAAGCCGGTGCCTCCGCCAGCTAAGCTACCCTCGAAGCCGCTCCCCCCTTCCGAAGCTG TCAGAGAGGCAAAATCTGAATCTGGCCGAGGAGGGGGCAGCAGTGGCCGTGGACGTGGATATGGGCGCGGTCGTGGTGCTGTTAGTGGGTTCAACGGGGACGCAACCAACACCAGCAACTCACCTGGAAACAAGGCAATATCGGGTGCTCAGGGTGCAACTGACGAGGCTGATAGTAGGGCTTCTTCTGGAAGGCGTGGTGGCTATGGTGGACCTCGTGGCCCTTTTCGAGGTGGCCGCCGAGGTGGTTTCAGCAATGGAGGGGAAGATGAAGGTGAACGCGACCATCCTCGTCGAGCATTTGATCGCCATAGTGGAACTGGGCGTGG AGGCGAGTTGAAACGTGAGGGATCTGGCCGAGGGAACTGGGGTACACAGATTGATGAACCAGTTTC AGTGGTCGAAGAGGCTCCTAATGAAGGAGAGAAAATTCTGGACGCTGAAAAGCCCCCAGGAGAGGTGAATGCTGCAACTGATGGAAACAAGGAAGCTGCCTCAAATGAAGTTGAGGAGAAGGAACCTGAGGACAAG GAAATGACTCTTGAAGAGTATGAGAAAGTTCGGGAGGAGAAAAGGAAGGGTCTTCAAGCTCTTAAATCTGAGGAAAGGAAGGTTGATGCAAAAGAGTTTCAAGCTATGAAGCAGCTTGCAAATAAGAAAACTTCTGATGACATTTTTGTCAAATTG GGCTCTGAAAAAGATAAGAGAAAAGAGTCAGCTGAGAAAGAAGAAAAGGCCAAGAAG CTGGATTTTCGGTGA
- the LOC142546845 gene encoding RGG repeats nuclear RNA binding protein A-like isoform X1 translates to MATLNPFDLLEDDDTEDPSLLIAAHQKKIEPKKPSVPPEKPVPPPAKLPSKPLPPSEAVREAKSESGRGGGSSGRGRGYGRGRGAVSGFNGDATNTSNSPGNKAISGAQGATDEADSRASSGRRGGYGGPRGPFRGGRRGGFSNGGEDEGERDHPRRAFDRHSGTGRGGELKREGSGRGNWGTQIDEPVSVVEEAPNEGEKILDAEKPPGEVNAATDGNKEAASNEVEEKEPEDKEMTLEEYEKVREEKRKGLQALKSEERKVDAKEFQAMKQLANKKTSDDIFVKLGSEKDKRKESAEKEEKAKKSVSINEFLKPPEGQSYYSSGGRGRGRGRGPRGGYGGASDSSNFKAPSIEDKGQFPTLGGK, encoded by the exons ATGGCGACTCTGAACCCATTTGATTTACTGGAAGACGATGACACGGAGGACCCATCTTTGTTGATTGCTGCCCACCAGAAGAAGATCGAGCCGAAGAAACCCTCTGTGCCGCCTGAAAAGCCGGTGCCTCCGCCAGCTAAGCTACCCTCGAAGCCGCTCCCCCCTTCCGAAGCTG TCAGAGAGGCAAAATCTGAATCTGGCCGAGGAGGGGGCAGCAGTGGCCGTGGACGTGGATATGGGCGCGGTCGTGGTGCTGTTAGTGGGTTCAACGGGGACGCAACCAACACCAGCAACTCACCTGGAAACAAGGCAATATCGGGTGCTCAGGGTGCAACTGACGAGGCTGATAGTAGGGCTTCTTCTGGAAGGCGTGGTGGCTATGGTGGACCTCGTGGCCCTTTTCGAGGTGGCCGCCGAGGTGGTTTCAGCAATGGAGGGGAAGATGAAGGTGAACGCGACCATCCTCGTCGAGCATTTGATCGCCATAGTGGAACTGGGCGTGG AGGCGAGTTGAAACGTGAGGGATCTGGCCGAGGGAACTGGGGTACACAGATTGATGAACCAGTTTC AGTGGTCGAAGAGGCTCCTAATGAAGGAGAGAAAATTCTGGACGCTGAAAAGCCCCCAGGAGAGGTGAATGCTGCAACTGATGGAAACAAGGAAGCTGCCTCAAATGAAGTTGAGGAGAAGGAACCTGAGGACAAG GAAATGACTCTTGAAGAGTATGAGAAAGTTCGGGAGGAGAAAAGGAAGGGTCTTCAAGCTCTTAAATCTGAGGAAAGGAAGGTTGATGCAAAAGAGTTTCAAGCTATGAAGCAGCTTGCAAATAAGAAAACTTCTGATGACATTTTTGTCAAATTG GGCTCTGAAAAAGATAAGAGAAAAGAGTCAGCTGAGAAAGAAGAAAAGGCCAAGAAG TCTGTCAGCATCAACGAGTTCTTGAAGCCTCCCGAGGGCCAAAGTTACTACAGTTCTGGTGGTCGTGGACGAGGGCGTGGTCGCGGCCCTAGAGGAGGCTACGGCGGAGCCAGTGACTCGAGCAACTTTAAAGCACCTTCAATAGAAGATAAAGGACAGTTCCCTACCTTAGGTGGCAAATAA